ATGCTTTTTCCAGACGCGCGGTTCCAGCCCTTTCAGCTTCCAATGCTGCCTTTACTTCAATGAGCGCTTCAAATTCAGGATCAACTATCTTTCTTTTTGGGTCTTCGACAAACTTGGATAAACGGCACTCCAACTCAGCGATCAGAATTCCTTGGCGCGTTATTTCAGCTTAAacaaagttttaatatatttaagaataataaaggttataattatttgtgtcaaattcaaattcaaattcatttatttcaagtaggcctactttataagcacttttgaaacgtcaagtatgtatgtttgtagtgactctaacatcggttcagaaagcagattctaccgagaagagccggcaagaaactcggtagTTGCTCTTTGTGTAGCTATGCCTAAAGCGGTGATAGAGTAGGAGCGGGGtagaactcgacttcactttcttttctaagttatgtgcgttttaagtactaattaaatatcactttcttcaacggcgaaggaaaacatcttaaggaaaccggcatgcctgagagttctgcataatgttctcaaaggtgtgtgaactccaccaatccgcactgggccagcgtggtggactcccgTGGAGaagtcccgtgccctgtagtgggccggtaatgggttaatatgttgatgcctaaaataaaaagttaggtTCGGTTTACGGTCAAAATACCAAACATACGTCAATTCTAAAATATAGTATGCGTCAATATTAGATAAGAGATAAGAAACTTTTACGTAAAATTAATGTGCTCGTATATAAATCAAATCAAGCAGTTTATTGCTGTACCATTTGCAATTTTTAGTTCCCGAGCAGTGTGTTGAAATTCAGCATTTGCGATACGTCTTTCCCGCGCGTGCGCTGCAGCAGCTAAACGTGCTCGTTCCCGCAGCTCGGATCCTGCGCTTGCGCATCTCTCCACTCTCCGTAACTCGTTCTCAAGTCGAGATGCCTCGCTTGAACATAAATAATCATAGTGGTTATTCTTTGCTAAATCataggtaggtaatataaaagattttaataatgtaacttCGGTACCAGTGCAATATAAGTACCTTCGTACTTCTTCAGTCGCGTTGTTAATGCGCTCTTGCAATTCCGTGAATTGTCGTTGCAACATCAAATGTGCAGTTTGAAGTGGTCGTAATGTCTGTAGCTCTCTCTCTAACGTTATAGTCTTATTTATCGTCTCAGTATATCTCTCTTCAACGATAATGCGTTGACGATCCTACAGTTACGGAACGATTTTTTCATATcagatttaaaattaacaatgatttatttttattataataaattaacgtGTATAATCTACACTTGTCTGTACTCATATTGTTAATGTCAAAGTTTCGATGTTTTTTACTCAATCACCCCACAACGGCTGGTCTGGACAAAAAGCTTCTTTCGATTTCGACATGTTTTTTGGCATAGTACACGCGAAATAGTTTTAGGGCAACAAGCAAGTCTTAATAAAATCGTACATTGGAAGTAAtcgtataattaatatttatttgatttaaataaaaataaaaacaccttaTATTACTTGATATACCTTTCTTTATCTAATATTACTAcgagatcaaatcagaaattagaagatccgtaggagaactagagttaccgacgaATTTCAAAGTGACAATGGGCGGGcaaccgatggacgttcggGTCCCGAGatgctagaatggcgaccccgcaccggaaaACGCGGCGTTGGtcaatgtccagcagtagacgtcaatcgaTAAGGATAACAGACGATTCGTCGCCTGCGACGGATTGCCCAGTGTATGTATCTTAATAATACACTGTGAATGATAATGAACGTACAGCAAATTCTAGTTGCATTTTCACCGTGGTCAGTTCATCTTGGACGGCAGCGAGTGTTTTAGCTGCTTGAGTAGCACCGGCTGATGCAGCTAGGGCGCCGGCTCTTGCATCGACGCTTGCTCTCTCGGTTGCATCACGAACAGCTTCTGCGGCTTCAGCACGAGCGGCCTCGGTGCGAAGTGCTTCTCGCAATTGACTTTCAGATATCTTTTACAAATCAAAAGTACGTGAGCTGCAGCCCGCGACATGAATAGTGGCTTAAAAAACCAGCTAGGGCAGGAGAcctttttctccccggggaaagtatTTTATCTTCTCCCCCAGCTTTATCTccggaaataatatccaaataatatacgtgttatAATAAAAGGGGGAAAGCATTCCCTATTTCCTTTTGCCTTGcttaataaggtttttttttttttattttgttcttgtCCACTtaaccacaagttagcccttcactgcaatcgcACCAGTAATggctaagatggtaacgggctaacctgttaagccCATACCCCCAatcgcgatatcgtaccgggaCGCTTAATCGCCTATCGGCACGTGCTATTAATTGTCGGTAGGATAATAACTTGCCagggccaaaacctcccaccagacatgTTAGGGTCGTTCGTTTGCCTGTGCTAAAGGAGGAATTAGTTTCATTCGGGGTGTTTTTAGTTGATAAGAGAAATAAAAGGAGTGACGattattaaagttttcagtGATTTAATCCCTACAGGGCAATATAAAGTGCATGGGAACTTTAGGTACCTTTtactttattcattttatatgttttagtgtaaacgagtaacttgaaataaagtctgaaatatatttttatggctcTGAAATTAATGAGACCGGCGGGAAATTTAAAATAGGAACATATTCTGATGATCCAACAGTTATCTTTCAATTTTCCCTTGGAAAACGATGGCTCTTTTTTAGATTTGTCAATTTCGTTCAGTTTATAGGCATCATTTTAATATTCCTTGATCCCTTATTATACGTTATCCCTGTAAGCAgcgaaaatgaataaaataaaaccatgaGGTTTATTAAGTTTCGCTGCTTTCATTTAAACTACGCCAAAACATACCTAATTGTGTAAagttaattaagtatatttaattaattaagaaaaagtaaaaataataagtaggtaaacctaccaaatctttaaaaaagacatttttttattacaaaacttaCTGAGAGTGACTGAAATTCGCTAACTAGTTCAATAAATTGTTGCTCGAAACTTTCAAATTCTTTGGTATCCACGACCATGGCTAATAAGAgtacaattatatttatatgaaattaaaacaatgtACACGCACACCAATACTGTATCATTTAGTGTTAGGAATCGGAACAGTACCGCGAAAATTGGCGGGAAtgcaaattttttataatatcaatttacaCAAGCAAAGATTTTTACCCATACAGCTTTGTGGCTCTGTAACTAAATTTTACTCGTATTATACAGACtataaaaaaggaggaggtttcaTATCCGACTAAGTATATAGATATAGGTGTGCGGGCAGCCTATATATTAAGTTTCTTAGTCGGTGGTCGTTTTGTGGTTTTTAAGATAAACTTATGatataaataaccttttttaattaataaaatgcgtcataattaataaaagtcTTTCTCATTAAGTAggtaactatttattaataagaataattattttctaaaagCAGCAAAATGTTCCCTTtgttatgaatttataaaaataaaattcaatttgcCTTCAGTTTCTTGTTTAAGAAGGTTGAAGCAACTAACAAGATCAATACAGGctgataaaattattgaaaattgaaatatgtCAATTACTACAGCCAAGAAAAGCCTGCGAGGGGAATATTAAAGAGGGGTGCATTGTTTTCCTCTTTGTGGGTTTAGTATATAAATCCCGGTTCTCTTTTCACTAGTCCATTTCTAAGCCGTTTCTCAGCAAGAATAGTTGGTAAGTATACTGaaacatattttgtaatatataatctaagttttttgtttatttgtattgtttttttagcaTTTAACTGCGATTATCGGTTGGTTTCTAACGCatgtagtctaagatgaaaTCCCGTTAATTAAACAGGAAGAAGTATCTAAGATTATGTGTAGCCAATAACCCGATCGATTTGTATTGGAACGGTAAATCGCTAATGCTTCAGTAGGCTAGTAGACGACGCGGCAGAACCTAGTTTTTTCGTTCTATACAtcatgatttaatatgttactactacAAGCTCACTGgttttatacattaaatataatgttGAGTAGGTAAATTTAATAACCGTAACtagatttgtttaaatatagaacttttatataatgtttttataaagttaaatatgGAACAGTATCGTTTTGAAGCCCGACCGTAGGAGGCTCCTTTCCTGTAGACAATAGaggtcaaatttaaaaaaaaaaaggatctcTTCGAGTAActactaacaataaataaagtgttaCTAATAATAACATTTGAGGCATTGTTGGATACCCTACAGAAAAAAAGGTATCAGCTTGAATTTAtgcaataggtaggtacctaccttaaACCAAAACAGGCATGATAACTTATTTTGAAGGACTGCCCATGATCTTCAGAATTATATACTACATAGAAAAATATCTTAGCATCTGAGCAGCTGATAGATTGAAGTCGAAGTTCGAAATGCTTGTGTATATTTAAAGTTCGAgcggtaaaaaaaaatgttcgtaGACGtgacatcataatttttttattcggcTTTTCACCTGTCATAGCGATTCGCTAGGttatgcagttttatttaagtattgtaAATAAACACCAATCTCACTCCGAATATACtccaaaataataatacgtttttcataattcGTGAATTATATATCATTactacatacaataataaatacaatattttagcgattctttgtgaCTGTCATCATTGCTTATGTACAGTTAATACATGATGGCCTACGGTCATTTTTTTCCCCATAGAGTTAAGTCTCTATCTCGGCTCGGTCATAAATACTGCTGTTTTAATTGTATGAATTTTTAGGTAACGTTATTGTTTCAGGTAATTGAGCCCAAAAAATGCGAATTGATACAATAGTTGCATTAGCGCTAACTATGGCGCTAGTGATCGCGATGCGATGTTCCGAGGCAGCACGTTTGCGAGGCTTGTCCCTCACGGAGGAAGAGGAAGACATTCCAAGACATCGTTACCGCGAATATGGAGTATTGAGAAGCCGGGCGGCAAGAGCAGATGATTCTTTTGATGACTATGGACATTTACGATTCGGCCGTCGTTCAGAAGACTGACGGCACAAAAAGCGATGTCTCAAAGGACCTGACCACAGACTACGGATTACGTAAAACCAcagttaattgttttttattcataaaataattgattcatgatattttttaactattttatatctatGGCTGGtaggatattttataaattttacgctGTTCTTCATTAAGTATGTAAAAACTTAACTTGATTATCTTCAATAAATTGTATCCCAACTAAGGTaaggttttgttatttctttatgtCGTTCATTGAACGCaacaaagttttaataaatcgtTCGGTTATTTACTACATTTTGAAGTAAGGTTATCGTATTTTCGATACTTTCAtttgacataataatataatttgatagTAATAAAGGCGACActgggttttttttaacaaataattagaGAGAATTATCAAAATATCGAAATTAATTGATGTTACCTATATAAAGGAAAACGAGAAACTAATGTTATGGTCGATTTGGAGGTGCGTTAATATTATCGCTATTCAGAGGGAACTTTATTAATTCATATGTTTAAAGACGTACCTAGAGATACAGGTGCCTATGCAGTATGTACAAAAACCGCACCAAACTGTACGTATACCAGTTGCCCATCGTTTCAATTTTTCTGAAAGGCTCTAAAGCGAAAATAATAACTCTCCTTAAattcctatttaaatttaaggatTTGGTATCCCTTTCTTACCTCTCTCTGTGGTTTTGTTGAcgaatatacaaatatacaattttatataaatagttatGTACGAACACCTATTCAACACTATTGTATTCTAGTCTCGacaaaacaaaaggaaaacagTTATCGCTCGCCTGGCTTCAGTAGCCACTAAacttttcattacattttatcACCACATGTGTTGCGAACAACTCTTCATCTAGAGTGTGCGGCTACAAGGACAATACATGACTCGGGTCCCCGCCACTGTGCTACTAGCCCCATCGCGCCCTGAACATTTCAAGAGCGAGTTCAGTTACCAGTACTTGCCTCAGTATCTCTCACATCAGATTACACTAACACTTACTATTCTTAACCAGTCACTcccaatgaaataaaaatttccaCTAGCTCTCTAGCTATATGTCACAAGTGCATCTATAACTAAGTTCATTCTGCTCAGTTTTCagtgtaaagatacaaatagtGCACAGAGCTGCAACCATTGTACCATTGGATCATACTGGTCACAGAGGTTATATGATAACGCACCCGCTTATCTATTCCTGACATTCATCTCATTTCACAACCACACATTGGCTTAACACTAGTTAGACCGGACAGCGCTCATTGTTGTTCTTATGACTTAGTCCTCACATCTAACAGCTACCTATAACAGCAGAACACTTAAACAGCAGCCTATACACACATTTTTTAGTGTTTGGTATCCTTATACCTAtcgatatcatttttattactattccaGCCAACCCGACAATTCACATACCACCGCGCGAGTCTTTAACCTTGATATACTTAATAGTAACCTATCAGTTAACTCTCAAAACCTACCTAAATTCTCAGTTGTTAACTGCATTGGCACAAAAACTTTCTTTGATGAGAGAGCATTCGGCACCAGAATCATAACAACGACTGATCTGATTGATTTAATAAACCGGTACCCGGGCGAATCTCGCAAATTTTCACGCGACGCCGCATAGGCACCACTGCTCCGAAACTGCCGCCAGCTGACCAGCACTGATTCGATATGTGTTGTCTCTCTCCAAACCGAATCTCTTGCAGTGAAAATCTTTCTACGTAGATGTAAATCGTTTATTCTCAGAAGCCGAGGGTAGTTCTTTGTTATTgctttgttttcattttaaaaatggaaactCCTTTTATTCTTGTTGTTACTTGTTACGCAAGCTGATGTTAGCGGTAAAAGCCAGTTCATGAAAGAGATTATCAAATCGTTACTGTCGAGTTTCTATAGAATAGCGTCCTCAAACTAGTCCCAAGTAATCCCAGCGTCGGAAACTGCAAGTAGTTCCTTGCATCGCCTTACTTAAAGCAATCATAAGCGCGCCACCCTGGAGAGGCTTCTCAGACATACAAAGATCTACACTGGAGTATGGGCCTGtggatatttattttcatattcagGCTTGCATACGGGCAGCGATATAATCTGAGTGTAGCGCAGCCTAATCGCCTAAATTAACATAATCATCTCTTGATTTTCTAAGTCCGGTAAACCACtcaatacattattattcttatcTGTAGCCAGAGGTGATCCACACTTCTGATGTCAGAGGCCGATGCGTGGCTCAATATTGTGTGCATGTTCTTCATCATGATCTGATAATATAGTTGACCCTCAACTCGGGTATATAAAACACGAGAAACTGATAACAAGGTTTATTGCACACTGTAGTCACTAACGCTCAGCCATTAACACAAATATCGATCTTAACACTTGATAGACAAAAAGGTACTCTATAGAACTATATTGCGAAGTACAGGTTTGGTGTGGCGTTGTGACTACCGACCATCCCATACAGAGCTTACAACTCAACTGCCTGGCGGGACCAACCCCACTCTCGAATATGACCACTGATCACCTGATCACGTCATGTCATGGTGATGCTGCACCAACTACATCcaggttataataattaagtaaattgaatgattcaattaattaatactacaaAACCTGATTCGCCAATAgataactagatggcgttgttaataataacaactttaatttgaatctgcgacatattaatttttcagtATGTCTTAAGCAAAGCAACCAAAGAACGTGCTGAcggctatttattttaaatctactgggcgagattttttttagtacatttaaCGTTTTCGACCAAATTGTTTAGTGCATTGTAGGTATTTCATTTAGTTAGTAAGACAAATCATTTAGTCAGCGGCACGCACGCGGACCGAGCAATTCTTAGCAAGTTTTCTTCtggttttgtttataaatacaattatttcagGCTGGAGtcttattattactgaaattaaCTAAGAGCTGTGCTACTTCTGGATAGAAAAGCTTTGTAATGGTGAAATCATTCTTAAAATCGGCTTCATCCAGAGTCCATCGATTAAATATCAacataaaatcaaatttttcctcttcgtaataaatagataagtatttggtatacttatttattattacgagGAAAAGTTCTTAAGATtcttaaataatgaataaaaaataacaatataaatgaacaaaaaaatagtttaaatgatttattttaaccaATAAATACATTTGACAACAGTTATTCCttacaaataaagtatatttaatctATATTAACTGGGTACACTTTAACAATTAAGTTATCATATTTATTCATATCATTATTAGATCACTGGTaaggcattttattttatacagctTTTAGTTGAAATATGCGCAGCACATATTTCATTTTCCAAGCTTATtacaactcaaatttaaaattctatgcTAGTCGTGGTGTTTTTCGTCATATCTATCAACAgttataatgatttttattaagtaGCTCTTAAAAAGCTgccttgaaattttaattgattaaataataaaggaaaTCGATTGtgtcaaatattgtttttttggataaaaaaatGGGATCACAAAATCAGTCCGATTGGCTAAATCAGAATGATTTGACCTCAGTTGACCGCGCGAAATCAGTCGTTTCGGTTGTCAGCCTGTCAGTTTGTACCCTAGCGTGCAGACCACGCGGTATGATTTGatgtagataatatttaattttttttatgtggacgatcttaatataataaaaagcttaTCTATCGATGGCCACATaccaatgaataatttaataattttctgtTCTTTCGTTGTACTTTTCGGCAAAATGCCTGTGCTTGAGTGAGACAAAATCTTTGTGTCGATCTAGGGCTTTATATTaatcatataatttatatctatcCAGTATGCTGTAGGtccttttagtgtaaagtaatttcttaaatattacattattaatgACGTAATACCTAATGTTAGGCACACATGactctatattaatataataatgagaCTAGTTAGTTCCTTCTCTacactaaattaataataatatatatttcattgttattaaattaaaattataatagtacATTGTACTTGGTGAATGTGAAGCGTACTAGTAAATCTttgaaaataacttatttttaaaactaagttTATATAAAGAACAAAAACCGTTTTCACCatttcacataatatattatattttttataagtagatatacttagtggaataataatagaCAAAACCAATATTAcgatttttattcatgtagccgatgaataatttttgtgttttacACTTATAAGTGAGTATTGTTAGTCCACTAAAGCGAATGAAGCTAGGTATGTTAAgaaaacgtttaaaataaacgtttcaGATAATATCCCTTTTTTGAGAGTTCCCGAGGAGAGCctgtaacaataaaatgtaacactttagtaagttatataaataaatatactacggcaatatacacatagccatctagccccaaagtaagcgtagcttgtgttgtagTAAGTGACCCACTcgaagatggtaacgggttaagTTTTATAGGGTATGGAACCACAATCGGTGTCTACGCAgaatcataccggaacgctgaacCAATTggccgcacgtctttgtcggtaactagctgCAGCCGAAGCGTCCcaccc
This Pararge aegeria chromosome 3, ilParAegt1.1, whole genome shotgun sequence DNA region includes the following protein-coding sequences:
- the LOC120636980 gene encoding uncharacterized abhydrolase domain-containing protein DDB_G0269086-like, which encodes MVVDTKEFESFEQQFIELVSEFQSLSISESQLREALRTEAARAEAAEAVRDATERASVDARAGALAASAGATQAAKTLAAVQDELTTVKMQLEFADRQRIIVEERYTETINKTITLERELQTLRPLQTAHLMLQRQFTELQERINNATEEVRSEASRLENELRRVERCASAGSELRERARLAAAAHARERRIANAEFQHTARELKIANAEITRQGILIAELECRLSKFVEDPKRKIVDPEFEALIEVKAALEAERAGTARLEKALAAALADNANLAAQLHSNDNNELKGPSPEYSTSTNICPIDSFLAE